gacAGTCTGAGTTTATCCTCTGAAGAAAGTCAATGCTGCTAAGAAAATCCACAAATTCATTATAGTTTCAAATTACCTCATCaagcatttaagaaataaaaactgattaaGTATTGAAACAACTTTTAAAACTGTACCTCTTGAggtcaggtgtagtggctcacacctgtaaacctagcactctgggaggcagaggctggtggattgtgtgagttggagaccagcctgagcaaaagcgagaccccgtctctactaaaaatagaaaaactgaggcaagaggattgcttgaacctaagagttggcagttgttgtgagctatgatgccatatcactctacgcagggtgacagcttgagaccgtgtctcacaaaaacaaaacaaaattgtttaaaaaaactcTATCTCTTACAAAAGTTTGAAATACATATCAATTAAGGGTTGCAAAGATTTAAATTGGAGCTCAGTTTGCTCACTTGGCCACAGGCATATACTTGCCTGCTCTAACAGAAGACACATCTCTTAGCCGAACAGCTACCACCATCTCAAGTTGAAGATATTAAGTTCCTGGCAATGACAGGAATGTGGCCCTTTCTCAGAACATGTTTCCTCTGCCCAGTTCTGCCTCTAATGACTTACAAAGAACCACCTCTCTTTGTGCTGTCCTTCTCTGACTTTCCAACTTTGACCCCTGGGTACCAGAAAGATATATATAACTTGGGATCCTGGGCTAGGGACAGGCAACAGCCAGTGCTAAGAAAAGGCCAGTATAGGAACACAGCTGGCCATTCCAAGAGGTTGAAGAGTTTTCAGCATTTGGTAGGGCTCGGTGGCTCgcatatgtaatcctagcactctggatggctgaggcagatggattgcctgaattcaagaccagcctgagcaaaagccagactccCACCCCagtaaaaacagccaggtgttgtggtgagcgcctgtgatcccagctacttgggaggctgaggcaagaggatcacttgagcccaagagtttgaggttgctgtgatttatgccacagcactctacagaaggcaacaaaatgagactctgtctcaaccaaaaaaaaatttttttcaacattcaCAGACATTTTCAGAGGCAGCAAAATTTTCTGGGATTTGCTCTTAAACATCTGTTAATAATTTTCAATATCAATAAGAGATTCACGAGAGGCAGTTATTTTTACCTTaccttttccattcctttaactCCAGAGTTagacttgaaaaagaaaaaaaggtatcaAGAACAACTTTTATTAAGTCCACAATTAGTAAAAGGttacagtcttttaaaaatatcccagCATCTACCACAAGGAACAAGTGCTAGGAAATAAACATCAAAGGATAACAGTAAATAGCGCACTaatgtgtttgttaaataaattttcatttgtttcattataTCCACCTTTACTCCAAATTAGACCTTTGTGTTATGAGTGGTCCATAAAACGGAAGTAGCTATGTTTCTGTATCTTCTTCACGTCACCTTCTACGCATATTACATAATATTTAGATTACATATGCTGGGTTTGTTTCCTGAGTGGTGATCAGCTGAAAAACAGACATGGAAACCTTGTCCTTATAATTAGCCCTAATAGAAGTGTGACTTATTTATAGGCTCAATGGACtatagaaaaacaacaaattatgTGTAATTAAGTGAAGAATTTCCCGTAgttccaaaaaaataataatgttgaacagcctttataatgaattttatatttgATCTCATTTTTCTTGGTAAATTTGGTTGCAAAAATCAAGTTATATAATGCTTCTTTGTAAAAATTCTGCCCTTAAAACATACTGGTCAAGACAATTTGGCACACTAAGGCACAACCACCAGGAGGGCGGCTGAGAAGGCAGGCGCGCCTCCTCTGACCTCCTCCACGATGTTTTACTTCGAggttttaatgttaaaatataaacttttataagGTCTTAAACTaatcttttcataaaatatttttatgctataAAAACATTTGTTCTTGGGCAAAGACTATGTTCTTCCATCATCATCTGTCACCAGCTGTCAGTATCTTCCTTAAAGATCTGTTTTTTCTTCATAACGGCACCTACATGCAGCTCGCTGACTGTCCAGGTATGGTTTACAGCCTAAATGTATGACACTGTCAAACAAGAGCTCCACGGTTGTTTCACATGCTGCAAAGTAAGGAAACACAATTACTGCTGGGCAACTGCAAAGCATCTCTCCCCTTTCACCTGTATTACATATCACAACACACTGTCAAGCTCATCTCTAGTGAGCACTCAAACCACGTTAGCAAacatgttcccaaactctcacatACTGTTATATGTGTATAACATGCGTGTATAAACTTCCAGTTTTAGTCTCTTTAAATGTATCTTATATTTTGCTTGCATTAAACTGTTCAACCCAATTGTTTATCCCAGACAAATAAGTCTTTATAAATAGTACTGATTAATCAGTGTTAATGTTCCTTTAATCCGAAAAATATAATTGCCAATAGAGATGCCTGTTCACACACACATTTTGAGGAAAGATGTTTTAATGCAGaagaaacaaagtttaaaaatagaaacctcAACACATTTTATTGTTGCCAATGGCTTCTGAGAACTGATCACAGGCACTTAAGACACTTAATATAAATTCTTTGATCAATATCCAAATATGGCTTGGAGGAGAAGGACCATAGGAACCAAAAGGATTTTTACCCTGGAAgggcttttaaaacttttttaagaCTATAAGAAACATAattgatttatttacttttcttttgggggggtgcaggagggctgggtttgaacctgccacccttggtgtatgtggctggtgccataaccaatgtgctatgggcgctgagcctatttacttttcttattcGGAGAAACCTGGAACACATAGGTGAAAGTATTTGAACATGTTATACTTACAGAGATATAGCAGAGTGGCTTTTAGTTGTCCAAATGTTTTCAGTTTCAAATATTCATGTTAAGGAAGAAAGTTTTCATTACAAATCTTAACAGTTTCAAAATTCTCCAAAAGACTGTGCCACCAAAGAACAACCAACCACAGATGTGTAGAGGCTATCACTATTAAATAGGAACTACAAGAAAACTGGTTTCAGTCCTTAGCTCAGAAAACAGGAAATATACCCATCTATGCTTCAGCTAGTTTACCTTAGCCAATAGCTCCAAAGGGATACAGAGGTGGTGAATTCAAGCTTCACGTGTAGCAGAGATGCCTTTCTTGACAGTTAGGATTAGGAATTAGAATGAGAGCTACGATATGGGACTATGTAGAGAATATTGTAGCAGACAGAACATAGATTTTAGAGATAAATAGTCTAAATGCAAACTTGAGGCAAGTTACTTCTTTCTGAACCAGTTTCCTCCCTTAAACAACAGAGATAATACCACCCAGCTCTTCAGGTTTTTTTTAGCATCAAAAGGACACGTGAGTAAGTATCTATCTAGCACAGCACTTTATGATAAGTGCTGAAGCTGTTAGCTTCcttccttgccccttcccattacGGTCATCTTCTGACTTCAGTGTACAGCACATTCGTTGGCTTGACAGTAGAGAAATCTTATAAATACTAGTATTTAAATAGTGAACTGtattttcacaaatatttcatttcaccTTTGTGACAACTCTGTAAAGGGAGTAATATCATCCTCCCCAATTAGAAAATGAGGACATTAAAAGGctttttctttgctgattttgctTTGTTCCCTTCACCATAATAAATCATAGCAGTAAGTACAACTATATGAGAGGTCCTCTGGTTTTCCTAGTGAACTCACTGAACCTGGGCATGATTTGGGGGGCTATACCAACAGATAAATAGGAAGAGACAGAGGTAAGACAAATCTTCTAGAACTTCTTACTCCAAATCCGATGTGCAGTGtgctatacttttttttcctttcagacaaGGTCTTGCCCTGTTACCCagggctagagagcagtggtatcatcatacctaactgcaacctcaaactcttggtctcccgcctcagtctcccaagtagctgggactataggtgtacacgcctggctaattttattatttgcttgtagagatagagtcttgctcaggttcaggctggtctcgaactgttGGTCTCAAGTAatgctcctgccacagcctcctaaagttctaggattataggcatgagccatcatgctaTACTCTTAAATTcagtggtctgaatgtttgtaatcctccaaaacacatttttttttttctgggtctcactttgctgcccttggtagagtgccgtggtgtgatggctcacagcaacctcaaactgttgggctcaagtgctcctcttgcttcagcctcctgagtagcaggcactacaggtgcccatcacaatgcctggctatttttagagatgtggtcttgctctggctcaagctggtcttgaactcctgagctcaggcaatctgcctgcctcagcctcccagagtgctaggattataggtaccgGCCTGACCCCTAATAACGCATATGTTGAAACTCTGACCTCCAAACTGATGAAATTAGGTGAGAACTTTGGGAGGCGATTAAGGTAATGAGAGTGGGGCCTTCATGAatagaattagtgcccttataaataAGACAACCCAGAGAGCAGCCTAGTTCCTTCAACCATGGGAAGACACAGCTAGAAAGCACTACTCTATGAACCAGGAAGTAGGCACTCATCAGAAAATGAATCTGTTGGTGCCTTGGTTTTattctcttcagcctcccaaactgtaagaaataaatttgttacTAAGTCTTGCGGTCTTTGGTAGTTTGTTATAGTAGGCCAAATGGGCTAAGACATGAGATTCAGAGTTTCATACTTTAGGCTCTGGATGATCAGAGATACATACTTCAGGATACAAGGTGGTGAATTCTATCTCTGCCTCAAACACCCTCTTCCCAAGGTCTCTTAATAATTTTTGCTTCTGTGACTATAAATCATTTCAGATTATGAAATCATCAACTCCTCACCTGAGAAAATGGAACAGTCTGCTCCACAATAGATAATTCATATGAAAGATTTCTATACTACAATATAAAGCATTcagtaaaacttttaaaagtgcaCTCCTCCCCAACCTGCCAGAACATCCTTACCCTGAACATGCTGAGCTAGTCCTAGTGTTTTCTGCACATTTCGGCAGATCTTGGAGAGGCAATACTGGAACTCCTCGTCACAGTCATTCTTGCTTTTGCCACAGGTCTCATAGCACCTGTCATGTTGGTTGCAGCACTTCGTCAGGGAAGGGATACCAACGTTAAGCTGCAAGAAACATTTGGATGAATTATTGTCAATAAAATGCAAGACTCCTCTGCTAAAGTACTGCATTCAAACAGACCTAATAGAAATGACAATGACTGCTGTATAGATAATTCCAAAATCGATTTCTGCCTACAAAGGTTTTCCATCTTAGAAATCTCCCCATTACTCTTATCCACACCCACCCATGTTACTTTGTTTCAGCCATGCCTTACTGATCCCTGCTCTGCAGTGTTAGAATATGGTAACAAACAACTTCCAATCACCCAAAACACAAAACATAGTTCTAAAAACaagaagctgggtgtggtggctcattcctataattctagcactttggaaagccaaggcaggaggactgctagaggccaacagttcaagaccagcctgagcaacacagtgagaccctatctttacaaaatagaaaaaattagccaggtgtgatggtgcatgcttgtagtcctagcaactcaggaggctgaggcaggaggattgaactatgatgacaccacagtaaGTTATGAAGATATGAAGATACTACTGtattctagtctgggcaacagggtgagaccctgtctaaaaaaatatatataatgcatTAAAAATTTTCTCTAGTATGATTTTTAGATATGAAAGTGTTTTTTGCCACTCTCACCCCAAATAAAATGTCACAGAAAACTTTTAAACTCCTACAactcaaattttgtttttaaaaaatctttatccATTCCCCAAAAATAACATTGCTCTGAATCTATAActtatctttaattatttaaaataacttacACCCTTATATCTAAGAATcactttcataaacatttttcctCATAATACTTGGCTTGGGTCCAGTCTCTCCTATAACCATGACACAGCTATCCCACTTAGCCTTGTTTCAATGTAAAAAACACATTTTGGAGGGGGGGGGTTGCgggggacagaatctcatttgtcactctcagtagagtgccatggcatcattgttcacagcaacctcaaactcttggactcaagcaattctcttgtctcattatcctgaatagctgggactacaggcccccaccataatgccaagctattttttatagatggggtcttgcacttgctcaggctggtctcaaacctgtgagctcaggcaacccacctgccgtggcttcccagagtgctaggattacaggagtgagcctctGCGCTCAGCCAGAAAAAGTTTTATCTACACATTTTATACCCAGGTATTTCCATACTCACAACTTTTAGACCATGATTGCAACATTAAGAAATATCATTTAAATGGTATTAACATTTATAAGATTCAAAGATAAAACATTAACTTTACTTCATTTAGTAACCATACTAAATGTTCTGCcataaaagaatgtaaataaacCCGATTACTACTATACCAGACTAAAATTATTTGTGAACCTGAGGATATACTGATAGTCTTATATTATCAAAAGTATTACTGCATTCAAATAGATCTAATAGAAATGgcctataaaataaaacatcaaataaaaaaatatttacatgaacACCAAACAGTGGAGAACCACATCCATTCGGCGGGGAGGGTCTGTAACCATAACGTGGGAAAGGTTTAGAtcctataaaatataaatggtatcataattaactttcaaatatgacagaaataaaatatataacaaaaaaggTCCACACAGCCTTGGAAATACTGAATATTTATTTGGATGAGCATTAAGAATGCTAATTGTCTAACTGTTACCTCTCCTATGAAGAATGCAGAATACAAACATGCACATGTATACATAACTAGTAGTTCATAAAACGTAATTATTTGTAAGCCTATGCCTACAAAACGTAAGTACTTTTCCTTGACTTCTGGAAATTTCAGAGGTTACATGGCAGACTGGGTCCAtatatatgaaagataaatctaCTCTGTGTTCCTGTATAttctaacacattttatttttccaatcttCAGTAAACACTCCATCAAACACAGACCTCAATAACCATTAACTAACTAATTCTCTCAGCTAGATCCTATAGCTAAGGAAGACAAGGTCATCTGATGATCATTTAGTAATCTTAACGACACTAGAAGACCATACATTCTGCTTCTGTAACACTAATCATTTCACAGATACACTCCTTTGCCAGGTATAGGAAACGGTCAGAAGGGTACCTGGGGAACTACAGTACTCCAGCTATGCTAACGCTCTCTAATAGCATCAATGGTTCAGtaacaaggaaaaagaacaatATCACAGCAATGTTAAGTTTAGGAGAGTATTTCAGAAATATATCACCTAATTTAATACAGGCACACCTTGGAGATAATACAGATTCAGTTCCAGGCCATAACAATAAAGTGAGTCATACAATATTTTTGGTTTCTTAGTGCAAATAAAAGTTACGTTTATACTATACTGTAATCTATTATGTGTGCAATAGATTTACCAATGTACATTCTTAAGAGTACTTTATTGATAAAAAATGCTGACACAAACTGAGCACATGTTGTTGGGAAAATGATACTGACAGACTTGCTCCATTCAGGGTTGCTACAAACCttcaataagttaaaaaaaaatcacctagaaGTGCACTGAagcaaaatacattaaaatgcgGTAAGCCTATATAGGAGGACCTACTGTGTTTTTGCATGTTGCCCACAATCCTCCTACAACAAGAAATAACCCATCCCACCGTGGAATGGCATGAATTGTTAAGACATTCTTCTGCCTTCCTGAAAACATTCCTCTGCCCCTTGAGGAAAACACAACTCTCTACATGATAATCCTTACAAATGTTTGGGGCTACAATTTAACTTTACTTCTAAAATGGAAtattctggctgggtgtggtggctcacgcctataatcctagcactctgggaggcagaggcgggtggactgcctgagtttaggacttcaagaccagtctgagcaacagtgagaccgcatctctaaaattagccagacattggggcaggcacctgtattcctagctactcaggaggctgagacaagagagttgcttgagcccaagagtttgttagttgctgtgagctgtgatgctagtgcactctaccgagggcaacaagtgagactctgtctccaaaaaaaaaaatattatccaGTTATTTCAGCCATAAGACATGGCATAGTTTCCAAATATCACCCCACAATTGTATACACGAGAGAGACAAAGTATTCCACTAAATTTCattcaactaacatttattgCTAGGAGACCTAAATAGAGATATGGTTATCCTCCAAAAGTAAAGTAAAGAGGTGGAGAAAGCACCTCTTTCAGTAATCATCCATCAAAATAAGTAACCCAAAGTCTGGGTTTGAGTTGCTAAGAAGATCCATGCTCAACTGAGGTGACCAAGTATAGCCTCAAGAAGGTATATAACCTCATAGAGATATAAAGCTATATAGCCTGCTCCACTGATTCTTAAGGAGCACTGTGCACAAAAAAGATGGTTAAGAGGAGTCTAGAAAACAGGACGCCGGTGAGAGAACTTGGTCTTGTCGCTCCTGCAGTGTCCAAGTAGGGTGGTTTCTGGGCCCTTGGAAAACAAAGCTAGATGCCTCAAGCTACCACAGATGAGTCACTGTGACCTTTACCTCTTATCTCCTGCTTTTAGTCCTTCATTCCTAAGAAAACAGTTTATGCTTTGCCTTCCTATTTACAAGGGCCTACAGAGGAAGGATATACTAACCCCAGGGATGCCTACTAGGCATCTCACACTTAAGATGTCCCTCCTGACATGTATCCCAATACTGCTCTAGCCATGGTTTCCTCTTCTTAGTTAATAGTAACTCCATCCTTCAGATGCTCAGAGCAAAAATGTTAGCCATGCTTGAGCCTTATGTTCTTATACCCCACATTAAATTCAATAGCATTgactctaccttcaaaatattaagagtcTAACCACTTCTCATCACCTCCCCACTACCATCCTACTCCAAGTCACCACAGATTATTGCCTTAAATTCCTACTTAGTCTCCCTACTTtggtccccccaccccacaacccCAGCTACAGTTCCATCTCAATACTGAACTTGAGTGATTAGATCAGGTCTTTCTTCTGCTCAACTCCCCCCGAGgtcttctcatctttttttttccttttagagacagactctcactttatcatccttggtacagtgctgtggcatcacagctcacagcaacctcaaactcctgggcttaggcgattctcttgcctcagcctcccgagtagctgggaccacaggcgcccgccacaacacccggctatttttttttgttgcagtttggccagggctggattcgaacccgccaccctcggtgtatggggccagcgccctaccaatgagccacaggcgctgccccatgtcTTCTCATCTTATTCACAATGAAATCCAAAGCCTGTAAAACTCGATATAATCTGGTCCTTCCATGATTTCCCCCACTTCATCCTCTTACTgttttcc
This Nycticebus coucang isolate mNycCou1 chromosome 1, mNycCou1.pri, whole genome shotgun sequence DNA region includes the following protein-coding sequences:
- the PLA2G12A gene encoding group XIIA secretory phospholipase A2 isoform X2, whose translation is MALLPRPALTLLLLLLAAGVRCQEQAQTTDWRATLKTIRNGVHKIDTYLNAALDLLGGEDGLCQYKCSDGSKPFPRYGYRPSPPNGCGSPLFGVHLNVGIPSLTKCCNQHDRCYETCGKSKNDCDEEFQYCLSKICRNVQKTLGLAQHVQACETTVELLFDSVIHLGCKPYLDSQRAACRCRYEEKTDL
- the PLA2G12A gene encoding group XIIA secretory phospholipase A2 isoform X1, translated to MALLPRPALTLLLLLLAAGVRCQEQAQTTDWRATLKTIRNGVHKIDTYLNAALDLLGGEDGLCQYKCSDGSKPFPRYGYRPSPPNGCGSPLFGVHLNVGIPSLTKCCNQHDRCYETCGKSKNDCDEEFQYCLSKICRNVQKTLGLAQHVQATLLYLSCETTVELLFDSVIHLGCKPYLDSQRAACRCRYEEKTDL
- the PLA2G12A gene encoding group XIIA secretory phospholipase A2 isoform X3 is translated as MALLPRPALTLLLLLLAAGVRCQEQAQTTDWRATLKTIRNGVHKIDTYLNAALDLLGGEDGLCQYKCSDGSKPFPRYGYRPSPPNGCGSPLFGVHLNVGIPSLTKCCNQHDRCYETCGKSKNDCDEEFQYCLSKICRNVQKTLGLAQHVQGFSE